Part of the Aciduliprofundum boonei T469 genome is shown below.
TCTTATTCTTATTTGAATACATCCTAACTCACCTCTTTTCCATACTTTCTACTCATAACCCATATTGACACTCCAACTGGAATGTGCTTGAAAATACCCTCTTGGGATAATTTATCAAGCAAATCGTATCTACTTCCTTTCCTACGAGCAAAATAATACCTCAAATATGGCTTTGGACTGGGAATAACAACATCTCCTTTCCCCAGAGGTTTATCTGCAAAGAATGAAGGACTAAGCTTATGGAGAACCAAGAGAACATGCGATAAAGATGATGAAATTTCTCCTTTTTTCTGCGCTTCCCAAAGTTCGTTGCCCATGTCCACCTGTGCTTTGAAATCGTCCCAAGACAATACATCTTCAAAGATCTTTATCTTATTTCCTCTCTCTACGCACATGCTCACATCTGCAGAGTAATCCTTTGCATCTCCAAGATGCTCTTCAGCAACATTAACAGCCCTGCGAATAGGAAATTTCTCATCAAAGAAAACTATAGATGCGGATATATGCAAATTCTCATTACCCCCTGTCCACTTGGCAAAGGAATCTCGCACATCCAACGCAAATTTAATTATCTCATCGTACCTGCCCACTGCTGTAAGGTCATCCCCACCAGAGAATATAACATAAATGTTGTTCTTCTTAGCAATATTGTTAACTTCCACGGAGAAAAACAGGTCCATCAAGAAAGAAAGGGTTGATATCCTGCTTATTCTCCTCAGATCTTCTTTGAAACCTTCCTTGAATATCTCACCTAAGCAATCAACATCCGCTTTGAAAATTCCCATCTTTGTAGTGGCGTTAGAGGTCATTCTATCTTCTAAGGAAGTGCCGGGAGCTAAAAGCTTCGAGATGCTAAGGACTTTGCCATATACACTGGGAATGTATGTTTTCAAGAGTTTGAACCCTCTAACCTTACCCACCGAAGGTATGTTGAAATCCTCTATAGAAAACACTTCATCATCTTCGTATCCATAGAAATCCTCCGATATTGTGTAAGAAATTCTGAGATCTCCATATTTGAATGTGAAATGTCCATCCTTGCCTAAGCTTCTTATCAAATACTGGCCTTTTCCGATGAATCCCCCAAGCTCCGCTGTTCTCTGGCAGGTATCACATATCCCATTTGAATCATTCACATAATGCACTCCACAAACTGGGCATATGTATTTATCTCTTGAAGGGCTAACATAGAAATCCTCATCTCTCACAAACTCAATATATTTCTTGGACTTTGACTCTTCGTCCATCTTTGAATGCAATTCATACAGTATTTCGCTGAAATTGTTCAAGTTATCCTTGTGAATCCAAGCAATATTGAGGTATAGCCTTCCAAATTCGTTCAAGAGGAACTCATTCACCTTTCTCTTCATTTCCACTAGCTTCTCGTCTATGCCGTCTACATTAGGAACAAGCATCAGGAAATTTCCACCGCTTTGCCATAGGATATTGAAATCATACAAGTCAAGCTCTTCTTGTATATACCTCACTGCAGAATCTATTATTAAGTTTATCAGCAAGCTCCTTCCACGCATTCTTTTAGTACCTTTCTCATCCACAACCTGCTCTTCGCCACCTTTTAAATTGTAAAATATAAAATTTTGTATCCCAGATAAATCACCCATTATAATTGTGTACTTCTCTTTTTTATTGCTCCTGTACTTGCATAGTGCTATGGCAG
Proteins encoded:
- the cas10 gene encoding type III-A CRISPR-associated protein Cas10/Csm1, which codes for MNDIQEKVLVLSALLHDIGKLNQRASTRFKEKKHEVFGAEFLNENLNASPEIKDETIKLVISHHQISYEGKYPELLKILKDSDGESAEHDRMESEGIDTNINQTPLISVYSYIDIGFGSKGKVGYSLASLERKLQYPSTYATNSQVLYGSIEDKLKRELKNLTIQGKEDINTLLYILLKYTKYVPSAIYVSVPDIPLYDHLKTTAAIALCKYRSNKKEKYTIIMGDLSGIQNFIFYNLKGGEEQVVDEKGTKRMRGRSLLINLIIDSAVRYIQEELDLYDFNILWQSGGNFLMLVPNVDGIDEKLVEMKRKVNEFLLNEFGRLYLNIAWIHKDNLNNFSEILYELHSKMDEESKSKKYIEFVRDEDFYVSPSRDKYICPVCGVHYVNDSNGICDTCQRTAELGGFIGKGQYLIRSLGKDGHFTFKYGDLRISYTISEDFYGYEDDEVFSIEDFNIPSVGKVRGFKLLKTYIPSVYGKVLSISKLLAPGTSLEDRMTSNATTKMGIFKADVDCLGEIFKEGFKEDLRRISRISTLSFLMDLFFSVEVNNIAKKNNIYVIFSGGDDLTAVGRYDEIIKFALDVRDSFAKWTGGNENLHISASIVFFDEKFPIRRAVNVAEEHLGDAKDYSADVSMCVERGNKIKIFEDVLSWDDFKAQVDMGNELWEAQKKGEISSSLSHVLLVLHKLSPSFFADKPLGKGDVVIPSPKPYLRYYFARRKGSRYDLLDKLSQEGIFKHIPVGVSIWVMSRKYGKEVS